The bacterium sequence ATCGAATTGGAGGCGTATTGATGGAATACAGAGAACTGGGACGTACAGGTTGGGAAGTTTCTGCCGTGAGTTTTGGCGCTTGGGCTATTGGCGGGTCTTGGGGGCCGGTCGAAGATGCCGAATCATTAGCTGCGTTACACCGGGCAGTAGAACTTGGCGTCAACTTTTTTGACACCGCTGACGTTTATGGCGATGGTCACAGTGAACGGCTCTTGGCCCAACTGCGCCGCCAACAGAAGGAAACCATTTATATTGCCACCAAGGCCGGACGCCGGTTAGATCAACATGTCGCTGCAGGCTACAATCGCAAAAACCTCACAGCGTTTGTGGAGCGAAGTCTGAAGAACCTTGAGACAGAAGCCCTCGATTTGCTTCAACTCCACTGCCCACCTACCCAGGTCTACTATATGCCGGAAGTCTTTGGCATACTCGATGACCTGGTCAAAGCGGGCAAGCTCCGACACTACGGGGTGAGTGTGGAAAAAGTGGAAGAAGCTCTCAAGGCAATAGAGTTCCCCAACGTGCAAAGCGTACAAATTATCTTTAACATGTTCCGCCATCGACCTTCCGAGCTATTTTTCGAGCAGGCTAAGAAGCGTAAAGTGGGTATTCTGGCTCGTGTGCCGCTAGCCTCAGGGATGCTTACGGGCAGACTAAAGCCAAGTAGCACTTTCACACCGGATGACCATCG is a genomic window containing:
- a CDS encoding aldo/keto reductase — its product is MEYRELGRTGWEVSAVSFGAWAIGGSWGPVEDAESLAALHRAVELGVNFFDTADVYGDGHSERLLAQLRRQQKETIYIATKAGRRLDQHVAAGYNRKNLTAFVERSLKNLETEALDLLQLHCPPTQVYYMPEVFGILDDLVKAGKLRHYGVSVEKVEEALKAIEFPNVQSVQIIFNMFRHRPSELFFEQAKKRKVGILARVPLASGMLTGRLKPSSTFTPDDHRAYNRLGEKFDRGETFSGVDYDTSLQAVDELKAICPEGMSLTQFALRWILMFAPVTCAIPGAKRPSQAEENFAASDLPPLTDETMAQVRSIYDRHIRELVQHYW